Proteins from one Parvibaculum lavamentivorans DS-1 genomic window:
- the mmsB gene encoding 3-hydroxyisobutyrate dehydrogenase, with amino-acid sequence MAKIGFIGLGNMGGPMAKNLAKAGHALKVFDLAPAAVAALVEAGATKAASASDAAKDVEFVVTMLPAGEHVRSVYLGEGGLLSVAAKGTVFIDSSTIDVPSARETIAAAEKAGMMMIDAPVSGGVGGAEAGTLTFMAGGTVDAFEKAKPLLEIMGKNIFHAGAAGNGQVAKVCNNMILGISMIGVSEAFVLGEKLGLDAQTLFDISSTASGQCWSMTSYCPVPGPVPASPANRNYKPGFSAAMMLKDLRLAQDASKTARTPTPLGAQAAQLYALMEAAGEENLDFSGVIKLIRGEI; translated from the coding sequence ATGGCGAAGATCGGATTTATTGGACTCGGCAATATGGGCGGGCCGATGGCGAAGAACCTCGCCAAGGCAGGACATGCGCTCAAGGTGTTCGATCTTGCGCCCGCGGCTGTTGCGGCGCTTGTCGAAGCCGGTGCCACAAAAGCGGCGAGCGCGAGCGACGCGGCGAAGGACGTCGAATTCGTCGTAACGATGCTGCCGGCGGGCGAGCATGTGCGCTCGGTCTATTTGGGCGAAGGCGGCCTCTTGTCGGTGGCGGCGAAGGGTACGGTTTTCATCGACAGCTCGACCATCGACGTTCCCTCTGCGCGGGAGACGATAGCGGCGGCGGAAAAGGCCGGCATGATGATGATCGACGCGCCTGTGTCGGGCGGGGTAGGAGGAGCGGAAGCGGGCACGTTAACCTTCATGGCAGGCGGCACCGTGGATGCCTTCGAGAAGGCGAAGCCGCTGCTGGAGATCATGGGCAAGAATATCTTTCACGCAGGGGCGGCGGGAAACGGGCAGGTTGCCAAGGTCTGCAACAACATGATCCTCGGCATTTCGATGATCGGCGTTTCGGAGGCCTTCGTGCTGGGAGAGAAGCTCGGGCTCGATGCGCAGACGCTTTTCGATATTTCCTCGACGGCTTCCGGCCAGTGCTGGTCCATGACTTCCTATTGCCCGGTGCCCGGCCCCGTGCCTGCATCTCCCGCCAACCGGAACTACAAGCCGGGATTTTCAGCCGCGATGATGCTCAAGGACCTGCGCCTCGCACAGGATGCGTCCAAAACGGCGAGAACGCCGACACCTCTCGGGGCGCAGGCGGCGCAGCTTTACGCGCTCATGGAAGCGGCTGGGGAAGAGAATCTGGATTTTTCGGGGGTCATCAAGCTGATCCGCGGAGAAATATAG
- the hemB gene encoding porphobilinogen synthase: protein MTEKQRPAPSFPAIRMRRNRKVDWSRRLVAENSLSVNDLLWPIFLTEGNGVLEPVSTMPGVHRRSVDEAVRAAEEAAALDIPVIALFPFTPTGKRDATGSLATDPDNLVCRATRAIKAAVPNIGILCDVALDPYTSHGHDGLLAGDVILNDETLEALVAQALVQVEAGCDIIAPSDMMDGRVAAIRAALEAAGHTNTQIMAYAAKYASAFYGPFRDAIGSSGALKGDKRTYQMDPANGDEALREVALDIAEGADMVMVKPGLPYLDIVSRVKAEFGMPTFAYQVSGEYSMIAGAIERGWFDRDRVILESLMAFKRAGADGVLTYFALDAARLLKA, encoded by the coding sequence ATGACCGAAAAACAACGCCCCGCCCCCTCCTTTCCCGCCATCCGCATGCGCCGCAACCGCAAGGTCGACTGGTCGCGACGGCTCGTGGCGGAAAACAGCCTTTCGGTAAACGACCTTCTCTGGCCGATTTTCCTGACCGAGGGCAATGGCGTCCTGGAGCCCGTCTCGACCATGCCGGGCGTCCACCGCCGCAGCGTCGATGAGGCGGTCCGCGCCGCAGAGGAAGCCGCCGCGCTCGACATTCCGGTCATCGCCCTCTTCCCCTTCACCCCCACCGGAAAGCGCGACGCGACCGGTTCGCTCGCCACCGACCCGGACAATCTCGTCTGCCGCGCCACCCGTGCCATCAAGGCCGCAGTGCCTAATATCGGCATTCTCTGCGACGTCGCGCTCGATCCCTACACGAGCCACGGCCATGACGGGCTGCTTGCCGGAGACGTCATCCTGAACGATGAGACGCTTGAGGCTCTGGTCGCGCAGGCGCTTGTTCAGGTCGAAGCCGGCTGCGACATCATCGCGCCCTCCGACATGATGGACGGCCGCGTCGCCGCGATCCGCGCCGCACTCGAAGCGGCAGGACATACGAACACCCAGATCATGGCTTATGCCGCGAAATATGCGTCCGCTTTCTACGGCCCCTTCCGCGACGCCATCGGTTCGTCGGGTGCCCTGAAGGGCGACAAGCGCACCTATCAGATGGACCCCGCGAATGGCGACGAGGCCCTGCGCGAAGTCGCCCTCGACATCGCCGAAGGCGCCGACATGGTCATGGTGAAGCCGGGCCTGCCCTATCTCGACATCGTGTCTCGCGTGAAGGCCGAGTTCGGCATGCCGACTTTCGCCTATCAGGTTTCCGGCGAATATTCGATGATCGCCGGCGCCATCGAGCGCGGCTGGTTCGACAGAGACCGCGTGATCCTCGAAAGCCTCATGGCTTTCAAGCGCGCCGGTGCCGATGGCGTGTTGACTTACTTCGCGCTGGATGCGGCGAGGCTCCTCAAGGCGTAA
- the ldtR gene encoding transcriptional regulator LdtR, whose translation MGMTNLKTEAFVEDQKDPGRKEAYLEALTYVERLHRRLLDVIKDELDRTRCSEINSVQALLLFNIGDSEMTAGELRTRGHYLGSNVSYNLKKLVEAGYIHHQRSRSDRRSVRVKLTEKGRAICASINELYNKHCMMIVEVGDISADELRQANATLFKLERFWTDQIRYRL comes from the coding sequence ATGGGTATGACCAACCTCAAAACCGAAGCATTTGTGGAGGATCAGAAGGATCCGGGCCGCAAGGAAGCTTATCTCGAAGCCCTCACCTATGTTGAACGCCTTCACAGGCGGCTGCTCGATGTCATCAAGGACGAGCTGGACCGGACGCGTTGTTCGGAGATCAACAGTGTGCAGGCCCTGCTTCTTTTCAATATCGGCGACTCGGAAATGACCGCAGGCGAGCTCCGGACGCGCGGGCATTATCTCGGCTCGAATGTTTCCTACAATCTGAAGAAGCTGGTCGAAGCCGGTTATATCCATCATCAGCGCTCGCGCTCGGACCGCCGGTCTGTCCGCGTCAAGCTGACGGAAAAAGGCCGTGCGATCTGTGCGTCGATCAACGAGCTCTATAACAAGCACTGCATGATGATCGTCGAGGTGGGCGATATTTCGGCAGATGAACTGCGCCAGGCGAATGCGACGCTGTTCAAGCTTGAACGCTTCTGGACCGACCAGATCCGTTATCGGCTCTAG
- a CDS encoding DUF1295 domain-containing protein has translation MSGEIATLMLNAGFVLAAMLVVWVLSVILRDAGIVDIFWGLGFVIIALATWSLNPGYSTRAALIAGLTALWGLRLAGHLYLRWRREASEDRRYAAMRAKRGPSFWWKSLYIVFGLQAAIMFAVSLPVQFGIMAETPGRLTLADVLGTVLVLTGLAFEAIGDAQLTAFKADPANRGKVMDRGLWAWTRHPNYFGDAVVWWGLFIIAASSPALWWTAIGPALMTWFLVNVSGKALLERGLRKSRPGYDDYVWRTSGFIPLPPRRRD, from the coding sequence ATGAGTGGTGAAATTGCAACTCTCATGCTCAATGCCGGCTTCGTGCTGGCGGCCATGCTCGTGGTCTGGGTGCTCAGCGTCATCCTGCGTGACGCAGGAATTGTCGATATCTTCTGGGGCCTCGGATTCGTCATCATCGCCCTCGCCACCTGGAGCCTCAATCCCGGCTACTCCACCCGCGCCGCGCTGATTGCCGGCCTCACCGCGCTCTGGGGTCTGCGTCTTGCCGGCCACCTCTATCTCCGCTGGCGCCGGGAGGCGAGCGAGGACCGCCGCTATGCCGCCATGCGCGCGAAACGCGGCCCCTCCTTCTGGTGGAAAAGCCTCTATATCGTCTTCGGCCTGCAGGCGGCGATCATGTTTGCCGTCTCGCTGCCGGTACAGTTCGGCATCATGGCCGAAACACCCGGCCGCCTCACACTCGCGGATGTGCTCGGCACTGTTCTTGTCCTCACGGGCCTTGCCTTCGAAGCGATCGGCGACGCTCAGCTCACCGCTTTCAAGGCCGATCCGGCCAATCGCGGCAAGGTGATGGATCGCGGTCTCTGGGCATGGACCCGTCATCCGAATTATTTTGGCGACGCCGTTGTCTGGTGGGGCCTGTTCATCATCGCCGCATCCTCGCCCGCCTTGTGGTGGACGGCCATCGGCCCCGCCCTGATGACATGGTTTCTTGTAAACGTCTCAGGCAAGGCGCTTCTCGAGCGTGGCCTCCGCAAATCGCGCCCCGGCTACGACGACTATGTCTGGCGCACAAGCGGGTTCATCCCCCTGCCGCCACGCCGCAGGGACTGA
- a CDS encoding ExbD/TolR family protein, with amino-acid sequence MIEFDEEQPRRQFETLIPLINVVFLLLIFFLLAGTMTPPEPVAVALPQGELNDRERDLPATLIMEADGFVWLGDRVVDAKISGPMVERYLGEQGTKRVAIKADQEAPAEALLLLMEGLREVGVEQVTILTERGK; translated from the coding sequence ATGATCGAATTCGACGAAGAACAGCCCCGGCGGCAATTCGAGACGCTGATTCCGCTTATCAACGTGGTGTTTCTGCTGCTGATCTTTTTCCTGCTGGCGGGCACGATGACGCCACCCGAACCCGTGGCTGTTGCCCTGCCGCAGGGAGAACTCAACGACCGGGAACGCGACCTGCCGGCGACGCTCATCATGGAAGCGGACGGTTTCGTGTGGCTTGGCGACAGGGTGGTGGACGCGAAGATTTCGGGACCGATGGTGGAGCGATATCTGGGCGAGCAGGGAACGAAGCGCGTCGCCATCAAAGCCGACCAGGAAGCGCCGGCCGAAGCGCTGCTTCTCCTGATGGAGGGGTTGCGGGAAGTCGGCGTGGAACAGGTCACGATCCTGACGGAGCGCGGCAAATGA
- a CDS encoding ExbD/TolR family protein has product MFEEPVRRRGMASLTPLIDVVFLLLIFFMLTTSFMQTQSLSVVTPAPSADELPTDARVVEIWLMGDGTLRLDGKPVERTALTASLREAIGERKDMTVTILAEKGSRTQALVAAVEAARQSGAKAVGTARVEKIRP; this is encoded by the coding sequence ATGTTCGAGGAACCCGTTCGACGCAGGGGGATGGCCAGTCTGACGCCGCTTATCGACGTGGTGTTTCTGCTGCTCATCTTTTTCATGCTGACGACTTCGTTCATGCAGACGCAATCGCTGTCGGTGGTGACGCCGGCGCCGAGCGCGGACGAACTGCCCACCGATGCGCGCGTTGTCGAAATATGGCTGATGGGCGACGGCACGCTCAGGCTTGACGGCAAGCCCGTGGAGCGGACGGCGCTGACGGCGTCTCTCCGCGAAGCCATCGGCGAGCGCAAGGACATGACCGTCACGATCCTCGCCGAAAAGGGATCGCGCACGCAGGCGCTGGTGGCGGCTGTCGAGGCGGCACGGCAATCCGGCGCGAAGGCCGTGGGTACGGCGCGCGTGGAGAAAATCAGGCCATGA
- a CDS encoding NAD(P)-dependent oxidoreductase, with the protein MSKVAFIGLGVMGYPMAGHLGKAGHVVTVYNRTAAKAERWVGEHGGTQAATPAEAAAGAEIVFACVGNDDDLREVTAGAEGAFQKMGQGAIFVDHTTASAAVARELHDEAKARGISFIDAPVSGGQAGAENGVLTVMAGGDEGAFAKAAPVISAYARMARLLGPSGAGQLTKMVNQICIAGLVEGLAEGLHFAKQAGLDATAVIETISKGAAQSWQMENRYKTMIEGKFDFGFAVDWMRKDLAICLDEARRNGAHLPVTAIVDQFYSEVQAMGGRRWDTSSLIARLDKT; encoded by the coding sequence GTGAGCAAGGTCGCATTTATCGGGCTTGGCGTGATGGGATACCCGATGGCTGGTCATCTCGGAAAGGCCGGGCACGTGGTTACCGTCTACAACAGGACCGCGGCGAAGGCGGAACGCTGGGTGGGCGAGCATGGCGGCACCCAGGCGGCGACACCCGCGGAAGCGGCCGCGGGCGCGGAGATCGTTTTTGCCTGTGTCGGCAATGACGATGATCTGCGCGAAGTGACCGCAGGCGCGGAGGGCGCCTTCCAGAAGATGGGGCAAGGGGCAATCTTCGTCGACCACACGACGGCTTCCGCCGCTGTGGCGCGCGAGCTTCATGACGAAGCGAAAGCGCGCGGCATCTCCTTTATCGATGCGCCGGTTTCGGGCGGGCAGGCGGGCGCCGAAAATGGCGTGCTGACGGTGATGGCCGGCGGCGACGAGGGCGCATTCGCGAAAGCGGCGCCCGTCATTTCAGCCTATGCACGGATGGCGCGGCTGCTCGGCCCATCGGGCGCGGGGCAGCTGACCAAGATGGTGAACCAGATATGCATTGCCGGGCTGGTGGAAGGACTGGCGGAAGGGCTGCATTTCGCGAAACAGGCGGGGCTCGACGCCACCGCCGTGATCGAAACGATTTCCAAGGGCGCGGCGCAAAGCTGGCAGATGGAAAACCGTTACAAGACCATGATAGAGGGCAAGTTCGATTTCGGCTTTGCTGTCGACTGGATGCGGAAGGACCTCGCCATCTGCCTCGACGAGGCGAGGCGGAACGGCGCCCATCTGCCGGTGACGGCGATTGTCGATCAATTTTATTCCGAAGTGCAGGCAATGGGCGGGCGGCGCTGGGACACATCGAGCCTTATCGCCAGATTGGACAAGACATGA
- a CDS encoding TetR/AcrR family transcriptional regulator — MRLRGQKTTYHHGDLRRGLMEAAMTLIDIRGRHALTMREAARRAGVSEAAPYRHFANLDELLGAVAIEGYEILIDDLEAVGSAKAVRETYLAFARDFPGRYELMFGRLGDRKSATKRKRLAAEVAELTERAGGLAALHGEASLALAGLTP; from the coding sequence ATGCGCCTTCGAGGCCAGAAGACGACATATCATCATGGCGACCTTCGGCGCGGGCTGATGGAAGCAGCAATGACGCTGATCGACATTCGCGGACGCCATGCGCTGACGATGCGCGAGGCAGCGCGGCGGGCGGGCGTTTCGGAGGCGGCGCCTTACCGGCATTTCGCCAATCTCGACGAGCTGCTTGGGGCGGTCGCCATCGAGGGCTACGAGATATTGATTGACGATCTGGAAGCCGTGGGCAGCGCGAAGGCGGTGCGGGAAACCTATCTCGCTTTCGCGCGCGATTTTCCCGGCCGTTACGAATTGATGTTCGGGCGGCTTGGCGACAGGAAATCCGCAACGAAGCGCAAACGGCTCGCGGCGGAGGTGGCCGAGCTTACGGAACGGGCGGGAGGACTTGCCGCGCTCCATGGCGAGGCATCGCTTGCACTTGCGGGGCTTACGCCTTGA
- a CDS encoding enoyl-CoA hydratase/isomerase family protein: MSEEPEVLFERRGAAGIVTLNRPKALNALTLGMVRAIHPQLAAWAEEPNVQCVVIEAAGEKAFCAGGDIRALYDWGQAGDRTALDFWREEYQLNRFIKHYPKPYVALMDGINMGGGVGLSVHGSHRVATERLTFAMPETGIGLFPDVGGTYFLPRCPGETGLFLGLTGARIKAADAVYAGIADAYVPSVRLETLKDRLAGGAPVREALGEVAEEEGAAPLAELRGTIDRHFGKNSVAEILASLRADGGEWETKTADTIETKSPTSTLVAFRQIREGAALDFDACMKLEFRLINGFVKGHDFYEGVRAVVIDKDQNPKWKPETLSDMNVDDVDGYFEPLGADELTFG; this comes from the coding sequence ATGAGCGAAGAACCTGAAGTCCTCTTCGAGCGGCGTGGGGCCGCGGGCATCGTCACGCTCAACCGGCCAAAGGCGCTCAATGCGCTGACGCTCGGCATGGTGCGCGCGATCCATCCGCAGCTCGCGGCGTGGGCGGAGGAACCCAATGTGCAATGCGTCGTCATCGAGGCGGCGGGCGAGAAGGCGTTCTGCGCAGGCGGCGACATTCGCGCGCTCTACGATTGGGGGCAGGCGGGAGACAGGACGGCGCTCGATTTCTGGCGCGAGGAATATCAACTCAATCGCTTCATCAAGCATTATCCGAAGCCTTATGTGGCGCTGATGGACGGGATCAACATGGGTGGCGGCGTCGGCCTTTCCGTGCATGGTTCACATCGCGTGGCGACCGAGAGGCTTACCTTTGCGATGCCTGAAACCGGCATTGGACTTTTCCCCGATGTGGGCGGTACTTATTTTCTGCCGCGCTGCCCCGGCGAAACGGGACTTTTTCTCGGGCTTACCGGTGCGAGGATAAAGGCGGCGGATGCCGTTTATGCCGGCATTGCGGACGCCTATGTTCCGTCGGTGCGGCTTGAGACGCTGAAGGATCGCCTGGCCGGCGGCGCGCCGGTACGCGAGGCGCTTGGCGAAGTTGCGGAAGAAGAGGGTGCGGCGCCGCTCGCCGAACTGCGCGGGACGATCGACCGGCATTTCGGGAAGAATTCCGTTGCCGAGATTCTCGCTTCGCTTCGCGCGGATGGGGGCGAGTGGGAGACAAAGACCGCGGATACAATCGAAACCAAATCGCCGACAAGCACGCTTGTCGCTTTCCGGCAAATTCGCGAGGGCGCGGCGCTCGACTTCGATGCCTGCATGAAGCTGGAGTTCCGGCTCATCAACGGCTTTGTGAAAGGACACGACTTCTATGAAGGCGTGCGGGCAGTCGTGATCGACAAGGATCAAAATCCGAAATGGAAGCCGGAAACGCTTTCCGACATGAATGTGGACGATGTGGACGGATATTTCGAGCCGCTCGGTGCGGATGAGCTGACATTCGGCTAG
- a CDS encoding type III PLP-dependent enzyme has product MTSAARQLRFASVTDVIQRLDPSYPVFCIFPDILKTRARSFVEGFPGTVLYATKCNPHPYVLKALSDAGIHHFDTASISEIAKVTELLPEAHCYFNHPVKGRGALEAAADVYGITDYVVDHPDELDKVISIAGTDITIEVRIATPKGKVVYDLSAKFGAAPEGAVTLLKEASRRGCRTAIAFHVGSQCLDPDAFRVAMEMAMRVAEEAGVKLEYLDVGGGFPAIYKSNVPPLQTYFDTIAAARERLGIEVPLFAEPGRALVAEACSVLTQVHLRKGDDLYINDGIYGCLSEIRDGDLDPPVRALTKDGKVEGELRPFRIFGPTCDSLDVLKLPFYLPENIREGDWVEFGLMGAYSIGMQTGFNGFITDTIVRIDGMHEDFAF; this is encoded by the coding sequence ATGACGAGCGCCGCGCGGCAACTGCGTTTTGCATCTGTCACGGATGTCATCCAGCGGCTCGACCCCTCCTATCCGGTGTTCTGCATTTTCCCGGATATCCTGAAGACGCGGGCGCGGAGCTTTGTCGAGGGATTTCCCGGGACGGTGCTTTATGCCACCAAATGCAATCCTCACCCTTATGTGCTGAAGGCGCTGTCGGATGCGGGCATTCATCATTTCGATACGGCGTCGATTTCCGAAATCGCGAAGGTGACGGAGCTACTGCCGGAGGCGCATTGCTATTTCAACCATCCGGTGAAGGGGCGCGGCGCGCTGGAGGCGGCGGCGGATGTTTACGGGATCACCGATTATGTGGTGGACCATCCCGACGAGCTCGACAAGGTGATCTCGATTGCGGGCACCGACATCACAATCGAAGTGCGCATCGCGACGCCGAAGGGGAAGGTGGTCTATGACCTTTCCGCGAAGTTCGGCGCGGCGCCCGAGGGGGCGGTGACGCTTCTCAAGGAAGCGAGCAGGCGCGGATGCCGGACCGCCATCGCCTTTCATGTCGGCAGCCAATGCCTCGACCCAGACGCCTTTCGCGTCGCCATGGAGATGGCGATGAGAGTGGCGGAGGAAGCGGGAGTGAAGCTCGAATATCTCGATGTCGGCGGCGGCTTTCCCGCCATCTACAAATCGAATGTGCCGCCGCTGCAGACCTATTTCGACACCATTGCGGCGGCAAGGGAGCGGCTCGGGATCGAGGTGCCACTGTTTGCCGAGCCCGGACGAGCGCTGGTTGCCGAAGCCTGCTCGGTGCTGACGCAGGTGCATCTGCGGAAGGGCGACGATCTTTATATCAATGACGGCATTTACGGCTGTCTTTCCGAAATCCGGGACGGAGACCTCGATCCGCCGGTGCGGGCGCTGACGAAGGATGGCAAGGTTGAAGGGGAGCTGCGGCCGTTCCGCATCTTCGGGCCGACCTGCGACAGTCTCGATGTGCTGAAGCTGCCATTCTATCTTCCTGAGAATATCCGCGAAGGCGACTGGGTAGAGTTCGGGCTTATGGGCGCATACTCGATCGGAATGCAGACCGGTTTCAACGGGTTCATCACCGATACCATCGTGCGCATAGACGGCATGCACGAGGACTTTGCCTTTTAA
- a CDS encoding isobutyryl-CoA dehydrogenase, which translates to MRFDLTEEQQAFQDVARNFATDELAPHAADWDRDAFFPVATMRKAAALGFAGIYVREDVGGSALTRLDAALIFEALSEGCTSTAAFMSIHNMASWMIDRFGNEEQRQKWLPRLTPMDLIASYCLTEPSSGSDAAALKTKAVRDGDHYVLNGSKAFISGAGTSDLYVCMVRTGEAGAKGVSCIVVEKDTPGVSFGAPERKMGWNSQPTAQVIFEDARVPVANRIGEEGEGFKIAMMGLDGGRLNIGACSLGTARAALKRAKDYLGEREQFGKKLAQFQALQFKLADMATELEAARLMIMQAATKVDAKAPDATMHAAMAKRFATDVGFNVINEALQIHGGYGYLKDFPLERHLRDARVHQILEGTNEIMRVIIARELLKS; encoded by the coding sequence ATGCGCTTCGATCTCACCGAAGAGCAGCAGGCATTTCAGGATGTGGCGCGCAACTTTGCGACCGATGAGCTGGCCCCCCATGCGGCCGATTGGGACCGGGATGCCTTTTTTCCCGTGGCGACGATGCGCAAGGCGGCGGCGCTCGGCTTTGCCGGAATTTATGTGCGCGAGGATGTGGGCGGCTCGGCGCTGACGCGGCTCGACGCGGCGCTGATATTCGAGGCGCTGTCGGAGGGCTGCACATCGACTGCGGCGTTCATGTCGATCCACAATATGGCGTCGTGGATGATCGACCGCTTCGGCAATGAGGAGCAGCGTCAGAAATGGCTGCCGCGCCTGACGCCGATGGATCTCATTGCGAGCTATTGCCTGACGGAGCCGTCCAGCGGATCGGACGCGGCGGCATTGAAGACGAAGGCCGTGCGCGATGGCGACCATTATGTGCTGAACGGTTCGAAGGCTTTCATTTCCGGGGCCGGCACTTCCGACCTCTATGTGTGCATGGTGCGGACCGGCGAGGCGGGCGCCAAGGGCGTTTCCTGCATCGTCGTGGAGAAAGACACACCGGGCGTTTCCTTCGGTGCGCCGGAACGCAAGATGGGCTGGAACAGCCAGCCGACGGCGCAGGTGATTTTCGAGGATGCGCGCGTGCCGGTGGCCAACCGGATCGGCGAAGAGGGCGAAGGCTTCAAGATCGCCATGATGGGGCTCGATGGCGGGCGGCTCAATATCGGCGCCTGCTCCCTCGGCACGGCGCGGGCGGCATTGAAGCGGGCGAAAGATTATCTCGGCGAGCGTGAACAGTTCGGCAAGAAGCTCGCCCAGTTCCAGGCATTGCAGTTCAAGCTCGCCGACATGGCGACGGAGCTGGAAGCGGCGCGGCTGATGATCATGCAGGCGGCAACAAAGGTCGATGCGAAGGCGCCGGACGCGACAATGCATGCCGCGATGGCGAAGCGGTTCGCGACGGATGTGGGCTTCAACGTCATCAACGAGGCGCTGCAGATTCACGGCGGCTACGGGTATCTGAAGGATTTTCCGCTGGAGCGGCACCTGCGCGATGCACGCGTGCACCAGATACTCGAGGGAACGAACGAGATCATGCGCGTCATCATCGCGCGCGAACTACTGAAGAGCTGA